In one Spirosoma rigui genomic region, the following are encoded:
- a CDS encoding amidase: MPVSTTPTLSFDDYVGHDATSLASLVRTGQVSPAELLETAIARAEAVNPALNAIVTPLYDKGRAMATQLPAAGPFRGVPFLLKDLELEWAGTPLKSGCRGYQNYVSSVDSEVVKRLKAAGLVLFGKTNTPEFGLTPYTESTLYGPARNPWNPAYSPGGSSGGSAVAVASGIVPAATASDGGGSIRIPASCCGLFGFKPSRGRVTLGPGYSEMWGGAVVSHAVTRSVRDSAGLLDVVSGPLAGDPYGIAPPERPFAEEVGREPGRLRVAFSTQALMQGQPTDPVCVKAVRDTVRLLETLGHTVEEVPLPYEKTIVTQAFFLNVLSETAATLRELANYLGRPLRRDDVELNTWALSRMAAGYSAGDVTYQKRRWNALNRSMGQLHETYDVFLTPTLPRSPIAIGTFQNTAAEERMLKLADAVSGLKYLKGSRMVDELAEKSLNYISYTVITNMTGQPSMSVPLHGSADRLPIGVMFAAKLGDDATLFRLAGQLEQAQPWFDKRPAL, from the coding sequence ATGCCTGTTTCCACCACACCCACTCTGTCATTCGACGACTACGTCGGGCACGATGCTACGTCCCTGGCCAGCCTTGTTCGGACGGGGCAGGTATCCCCGGCCGAACTCCTCGAAACGGCCATCGCCCGCGCCGAAGCGGTGAACCCCGCGCTGAACGCTATTGTCACGCCCCTATATGACAAGGGACGCGCCATGGCAACGCAGTTGCCAGCTGCGGGGCCTTTCCGGGGCGTACCGTTTCTGCTGAAGGATCTGGAACTGGAGTGGGCCGGAACGCCCCTCAAATCGGGTTGCCGGGGGTACCAAAACTACGTATCGTCGGTCGACAGTGAAGTGGTGAAGCGACTGAAAGCCGCAGGGCTTGTTTTATTTGGCAAAACGAATACGCCCGAATTTGGCCTCACGCCCTACACGGAATCGACGCTGTACGGTCCCGCCCGGAACCCGTGGAATCCAGCCTATTCGCCGGGTGGGTCGAGTGGGGGATCGGCGGTGGCCGTTGCTTCGGGTATTGTTCCGGCAGCTACCGCTTCGGACGGGGGCGGTTCCATTCGTATTCCTGCATCCTGCTGCGGCCTGTTCGGGTTCAAACCGTCGCGCGGGCGGGTCACGCTGGGGCCGGGCTACAGCGAAATGTGGGGCGGGGCGGTTGTCAGCCATGCCGTCACGCGTTCCGTACGCGACAGCGCCGGGCTGCTCGATGTTGTGTCGGGACCGCTGGCGGGTGACCCCTACGGTATCGCCCCACCCGAACGACCCTTTGCGGAGGAAGTTGGTCGGGAGCCGGGACGCCTGCGGGTTGCTTTTTCGACCCAGGCCCTGATGCAGGGGCAACCTACCGACCCGGTCTGCGTGAAGGCGGTTCGGGATACGGTACGGTTGCTCGAAACGCTGGGTCATACGGTGGAGGAGGTGCCGCTGCCTTACGAGAAAACCATTGTCACCCAGGCTTTTTTTCTGAACGTGCTGAGCGAAACGGCAGCTACCCTGCGGGAACTGGCCAACTACCTGGGGCGGCCCCTCCGGCGGGACGATGTGGAACTGAACACCTGGGCGCTGAGCCGCATGGCTGCGGGCTACTCGGCGGGTGATGTTACGTACCAGAAGCGACGCTGGAACGCGCTGAACCGTAGCATGGGGCAACTCCACGAAACCTACGACGTTTTCCTGACGCCCACGCTGCCCCGTTCGCCCATTGCCATCGGTACATTCCAGAACACAGCAGCGGAAGAACGAATGCTTAAACTGGCCGATGCCGTGAGCGGACTGAAGTACCTGAAAGGCTCCAGAATGGTCGATGAACTGGCCGAGAAGTCGCTTAACTACATATCGTATACCGTCATCACCAACATGACGGGCCAGCCGTCGATGTCGGTACCGCTGCATGGGTCGGCCGACAGGTTACCCATTGGTGTCATGTTTGCGGCCAAACTAGGCGACGACGCCACATTATTTCGGCTGGCGGGTCAGCTGGAACAGGCACAGCCCTGGTTTGACAAGCGACCGGCTCTTTAG
- a CDS encoding WD40/YVTN/BNR-like repeat-containing protein — protein MNFRTLVQWQLCLLTLATPLAPLQAQPFPPKLFNAMNWRMIGPHRGGRTVGAVGVPQQPNVFYMGVNNGGVWKTTDYGRTWLPIFDDQPTGSIGDVAVAPSNPNVIYVASGEGLQRPDLSVGTGMYKSTDAGKTWTFLGLSDAQQIGGISVDPTNENRVFAAVLGHPYGPNTERGVYRTTNGGKTWDRVLYKDENTGAVQVTIDPKNPDIVYADLWAARQGPWENGQWQGPESGLYKSTDGGTSWQKLTAGLPTVEQGLGRIGFCIAPSEPNRLYATVDAPELGGVYRSDNAGQSWSRINSDGRLWGRGSDFAEVKVHPTNPDVVFIADVSAWKSDDGGKSWKDFRGAPGGDDYHRLWINPTDPNTMILAGDQGAIITVNGGQTFSSWYNQPTAQFYHVSTDNSFPYNVLGGQQESGSVGIASRGNDGQVTFREWHPVGVEEYGYVAADPLDPNIIYGGKVTKFDKRTGQVQNIAPEAVRSGKYRFVRTAPVLFSPIDPQTLYFAGNVLFKTRDGGNSWQVISPDLTRPSYPDIPESVGVYRTDAMKTMPARGVIYTIAPSHKSVNTIWAGTDDGLIHITRDGGKTWQNVTPSGVGSWSKVSLIDAGHSDDNTAYAAVNRIRCDDLRPHIYRTHDGGRSWKEIVTGLPNDPINAVREDPVRKGLLYAGSETAVFVSFDDGDHWQSLRLNMPATSIRDLVIKDDDLVVGTHGRSFWILDDLTPLRQLTTDLATAGTILYKPRRAYRVRWNMNPDTPLPQEEPAGQNPPDGAVINYYLSTNARQVVTLTITDAAGKRVHQFRSDDKPYTVPDVNLPAYWIRPQQILSGAAGAHRFTWDMHYSPLALPPSYPIAATYGQTAPEFTSPWVMPGMYTATLTVDGKVYSQPLVITMDPRVKTTSVALKQQHDLSVIAYEGRKQVLAWQEEVKALQARMKTEEQKKAAERLDVGLTGLNRAFSTVFGILQDADMPPTTQAIAAVTDAQATLKKVASEYSAWKNSLR, from the coding sequence ATGAACTTCCGCACCCTTGTCCAGTGGCAGCTGTGCCTGCTGACCCTGGCTACTCCGCTGGCCCCCCTTCAGGCGCAGCCTTTCCCGCCAAAATTGTTCAATGCCATGAACTGGCGGATGATTGGCCCGCACCGGGGTGGCCGGACGGTGGGTGCGGTGGGCGTTCCCCAGCAGCCCAACGTATTTTACATGGGTGTCAACAACGGGGGTGTCTGGAAAACGACCGACTACGGCCGCACCTGGCTGCCCATCTTTGACGACCAGCCAACGGGTTCTATCGGCGACGTGGCCGTAGCACCCTCCAACCCCAATGTTATTTACGTAGCCAGTGGCGAAGGCTTGCAGCGCCCCGATCTGTCGGTGGGAACGGGCATGTACAAATCGACCGACGCAGGCAAAACGTGGACGTTCCTCGGCCTGAGCGATGCGCAGCAGATTGGCGGCATCAGCGTTGACCCGACCAACGAAAATCGGGTGTTTGCCGCCGTACTTGGTCACCCCTACGGCCCCAATACCGAGCGGGGCGTGTACCGCACGACCAATGGCGGAAAGACCTGGGATCGGGTGTTGTATAAAGACGAAAATACGGGTGCCGTTCAGGTAACCATCGACCCGAAGAATCCAGACATTGTCTATGCTGACCTGTGGGCCGCGCGGCAGGGACCGTGGGAAAACGGCCAGTGGCAGGGCCCCGAAAGTGGCCTGTATAAATCGACCGATGGGGGAACCAGCTGGCAAAAACTGACGGCCGGCCTGCCCACCGTTGAGCAGGGCCTGGGACGGATCGGCTTCTGCATTGCCCCCAGCGAGCCCAACCGGCTCTACGCTACCGTCGACGCGCCCGAACTGGGTGGCGTTTACCGATCCGATAACGCCGGCCAGTCGTGGAGCCGTATCAATAGCGATGGGCGGCTGTGGGGGCGGGGTAGTGATTTTGCCGAGGTGAAAGTGCACCCCACCAATCCGGACGTGGTGTTCATTGCCGACGTATCGGCCTGGAAATCGGACGATGGCGGCAAAAGCTGGAAGGATTTTCGGGGCGCCCCCGGTGGCGACGATTACCACCGGCTCTGGATCAACCCCACCGATCCCAACACGATGATTCTGGCGGGCGATCAGGGCGCGATCATCACCGTAAACGGTGGGCAGACATTCAGTTCGTGGTATAATCAGCCAACGGCGCAATTCTACCACGTCAGTACAGACAACAGTTTTCCGTATAACGTACTGGGCGGTCAGCAGGAGAGTGGTTCGGTCGGTATTGCGAGCCGGGGCAACGACGGCCAGGTGACGTTTCGGGAGTGGCATCCGGTGGGTGTGGAAGAATATGGCTACGTAGCGGCCGACCCGCTCGACCCGAATATCATCTACGGCGGTAAGGTTACGAAGTTCGACAAGCGAACCGGACAGGTGCAGAATATCGCGCCCGAAGCCGTGCGCAGTGGTAAGTACCGCTTTGTCCGGACAGCCCCGGTGCTGTTTTCGCCTATCGATCCCCAAACGCTGTACTTCGCCGGAAACGTCCTCTTTAAAACCCGCGATGGGGGTAATTCCTGGCAGGTAATCAGCCCCGACCTGACGCGCCCGTCGTACCCCGATATTCCGGAAAGCGTGGGTGTGTACCGGACCGACGCCATGAAAACCATGCCCGCCCGGGGCGTTATCTATACCATAGCCCCTTCGCATAAGTCGGTCAATACGATCTGGGCTGGTACCGACGATGGTCTGATCCACATTACCCGCGACGGCGGCAAAACCTGGCAGAACGTTACCCCATCGGGCGTTGGCTCCTGGAGCAAAGTGTCGCTCATCGACGCCGGTCACTCCGACGATAACACCGCCTATGCCGCCGTAAACCGCATCCGGTGCGACGATCTGCGTCCGCACATCTACCGCACGCACGACGGCGGCAGGAGCTGGAAAGAGATTGTTACGGGTTTGCCCAATGACCCCATCAATGCCGTTCGCGAAGATCCGGTCCGGAAAGGGCTGCTGTATGCCGGGTCGGAAACGGCCGTGTTCGTGTCGTTCGATGATGGCGACCACTGGCAGTCACTGCGGTTGAACATGCCCGCTACGTCGATTCGGGATCTGGTGATCAAAGACGACGATCTGGTAGTGGGCACCCATGGGCGGTCGTTCTGGATACTGGACGATCTCACGCCCCTGCGCCAGCTGACCACCGATCTGGCAACAGCCGGGACGATTCTGTACAAACCCCGGCGGGCCTACCGTGTTCGGTGGAACATGAACCCCGATACCCCGCTGCCACAGGAAGAACCCGCCGGTCAGAATCCACCCGACGGGGCCGTGATCAACTACTACCTGAGCACAAACGCCCGTCAGGTTGTCACGCTCACCATTACCGACGCGGCTGGCAAACGGGTTCATCAGTTCCGGAGCGACGATAAACCCTATACGGTTCCGGATGTGAACTTACCGGCCTACTGGATTCGGCCGCAACAGATACTGTCGGGCGCGGCCGGAGCACACCGGTTCACGTGGGATATGCATTACAGCCCGCTGGCCCTGCCGCCTTCGTATCCCATTGCTGCCACCTATGGTCAGACGGCCCCCGAATTTACATCGCCCTGGGTGATGCCCGGGATGTATACCGCAACGCTCACCGTCGACGGAAAAGTCTACAGCCAGCCGCTCGTGATCACGATGGACCCACGGGTGAAAACGACATCCGTAGCGCTGAAGCAGCAGCATGACTTGTCGGTGATTGCCTACGAGGGCCGGAAGCAGGTGCTGGCGTGGCAGGAGGAAGTGAAGGCATTACAGGCGCGCATGAAAACCGAGGAGCAGAAAAAGGCCGCCGAGCGGCTGGACGTGGGCCTGACCGGGTTGAATCGAGCATTCAGCACCGTTTTCGGGATACTGCAGGATGCCGACATGCCGCCGACTACCCAGGCCATAGCGGCCGTAACCGATGCCCAGGCTACGCTGAAAAAGGTTGCAAGTGAGTACAGCGCCTGGAAGAACAGCCTACGGTAA
- a CDS encoding PepSY-associated TM helix domain-containing protein translates to MLSDKAIYRYHRILGLVGGLFILILTVTGSILVVEKQVDALLNPNLTQVDPTGQRQPYNQLMATIHRYYPTAQVRSLQFSDRDPREPVRVDLMASGLRLWVTMNPYTGTIIAARNADTTLIRRARELHENLLLEPVGGFIMGLAGICLLGSVLTGTWYYRRSLLSVFNIGVRWNKSPRIVYADIHKWLGVVALLFMLLMSATGIFFHWEQIERSFGGEASGQPRVESIALTAIPVDSALAVAKTTIADFQPQRIDFPKPGDSTLVIRGNLPGSIRLLGKFNVSATIDARNGHYISGMDAKDAGLEYIAEHIFEELHFGRYGGWVTQVIYILLALATAVVTVTGLFLWYLKK, encoded by the coding sequence ATGCTTTCTGATAAAGCCATTTACCGCTATCACCGAATTCTCGGACTCGTTGGCGGTCTTTTTATCCTGATCCTTACCGTCACGGGATCTATTCTGGTCGTAGAAAAACAGGTCGATGCGTTGCTGAATCCAAACCTGACGCAGGTTGACCCCACGGGACAGCGCCAGCCGTATAACCAGCTTATGGCAACCATCCATCGCTACTACCCAACGGCGCAGGTACGCAGCCTGCAGTTCTCGGATCGTGATCCCAGAGAACCCGTGCGGGTCGATTTGATGGCCAGTGGCCTACGGCTGTGGGTGACCATGAACCCGTATACCGGTACCATCATTGCCGCCCGCAATGCCGACACCACCCTGATCCGGCGGGCGCGGGAACTCCACGAGAACCTGCTGCTGGAACCCGTCGGGGGCTTTATTATGGGCCTGGCGGGTATCTGCCTGCTCGGGTCGGTGCTGACCGGGACCTGGTACTACCGCCGGTCGCTGCTGAGCGTATTCAACATTGGCGTGCGCTGGAACAAGTCACCGCGCATCGTCTATGCCGACATTCACAAATGGCTGGGCGTGGTGGCGCTGCTGTTCATGCTCCTGATGAGTGCTACGGGTATTTTCTTCCACTGGGAGCAGATCGAGCGGAGCTTCGGGGGCGAAGCGTCTGGCCAACCCCGCGTGGAGTCCATTGCCCTGACGGCCATCCCGGTCGACTCGGCGCTGGCCGTTGCGAAAACGACCATCGCTGACTTCCAGCCGCAACGGATTGATTTTCCGAAGCCGGGCGACAGTACGCTCGTAATTCGGGGCAACCTGCCGGGTAGTATCCGGCTGCTGGGCAAGTTCAACGTATCGGCCACGATCGATGCGCGGAATGGGCACTACATCAGCGGGATGGACGCCAAGGACGCCGGTCTGGAATACATTGCCGAACACATTTTCGAGGAGCTGCACTTCGGCCGCTACGGGGGCTGGGTAACGCAGGTGATCTATATCCTGCTGGCGCTGGCAACGGCCGTAGTGACCGTTACGGGGCTGTTTCTCTGGTACCTGAAAAAGTAA
- a CDS encoding WD40/YVTN/BNR-like repeat-containing protein, whose product MKYRKFTVCIGVLLMTGMLPKASLAQRKAKPVAKTSLNQTSDSLFNALRWRNIGPFRGGRSLAAAGHASQPLTYYFGATGGGVWKTTDGGANWVMISDSTFKSSSVGAITVAPSDPNIIYVGMGEADIRSNIANGDGIYKSTDAGNTWKHVGLKLADAVSSIEVHPTNPDVAYVAALGNPFAPNKERGVFRTTDGGKTWKPILTKNDSTGAVVVKLDPNNPSIVYASMWQAYRNSYTMSSGGPGCGLFKSTDGGDTWTNLSTKPGMPKGMLGKIGITVSPANSNRLYAMVENAKGGLYRSDDAGESWQLINEDKNLWQRPWYYMMLAADPMDENGLIVLNVNAMKSYDGGKTFKTIEVHHGDTHDIWWNPKNPQNFIIADDGGAEITYNGGATFSDVDIPTAQFYHVAVDNDFPYNLYGAQQDNSSIRIASRTTEYSIGKGAWYSVAGGESGYITPDPNNPNVTFGGSYDGLITRYDKATDQNQRINVYPEYFMGAPSSARKYRFQWTYPIVFSPHDNKTLYITSQYLHRSTDYGHSWEDISPDLTRNDPKTQGDVGGMITKDNTGAETFPTIFTFAESPTEKNVFWTGSDDGVMHISRDGGKTWQNITPPASMLPDMAIMSIVHPSDHTAGKAYLAAKRYMSGDRKPYLFKTTDYGKTWTSITAGIPADEHCHVVREDPNKPGLLYAGTERGVYVSFNDGGSWQKLNMNLPVTPVRDLQIHKREKDLVIATHGLSFWIMDDVTPLHELMDMKQGGKSVAAMHLYKPRHAYRMEGGAGNPRRGRGAPTDEGENAQNGVITRYYLKNKPAKELKLLYMTATGDTISTYSSTKDKKGQPLKVAKEFYQDETAPRPGSIPAQPGMNVFVWDMRYPDATAVEGTNVMWTGRGTGAKVIPGMYKVRMLLGDSLIAEQPIEIRKDPRLAITAAEYQAQFDLMQKINGKLSETHKAINQLRQVRTQINGYTNSVKDPKVAEKFKNAAKPMLDELDKIESTLMQPKSKAPQDALAYPIRLNDKMAGVASVVSSADTKPTKSSYTAYDDLAKQIDTALSKLKEVVNTQVPGFNKMVAEQNVPAIILN is encoded by the coding sequence ATGAAGTACAGAAAATTTACCGTTTGTATCGGTGTACTGCTGATGACCGGGATGCTGCCGAAAGCTTCCCTGGCGCAGCGGAAAGCCAAACCCGTAGCGAAAACCAGCCTGAACCAAACGTCCGACAGTCTCTTTAATGCCCTGCGCTGGCGTAATATCGGTCCGTTCCGGGGCGGCCGGTCGCTGGCGGCTGCCGGACACGCCAGTCAGCCGCTGACGTATTATTTCGGAGCCACGGGCGGTGGCGTCTGGAAAACCACCGACGGGGGCGCCAACTGGGTCATGATCTCCGACAGTACGTTCAAGTCCAGTTCGGTTGGGGCGATTACAGTAGCTCCTTCCGATCCCAATATCATCTACGTGGGGATGGGCGAGGCCGATATTCGCAGTAACATCGCCAACGGCGACGGTATCTATAAATCGACCGATGCGGGCAACACCTGGAAACATGTCGGGCTGAAACTGGCCGATGCCGTGAGTAGTATCGAAGTCCACCCTACCAACCCGGATGTGGCCTACGTTGCCGCGCTGGGAAATCCTTTCGCGCCAAACAAGGAACGGGGCGTGTTCCGCACCACCGATGGCGGCAAGACCTGGAAGCCCATCCTGACAAAAAACGACAGTACCGGTGCTGTTGTCGTGAAGCTCGATCCCAACAACCCGTCGATCGTCTATGCATCGATGTGGCAGGCCTACCGCAACAGCTACACCATGAGCAGTGGTGGCCCCGGCTGTGGCCTGTTCAAATCGACCGACGGGGGCGACACCTGGACGAACCTGAGCACCAAACCCGGGATGCCCAAAGGAATGCTGGGTAAGATCGGTATTACCGTATCGCCCGCTAACTCCAACCGGCTCTATGCCATGGTCGAGAATGCCAAAGGTGGCCTGTACCGCTCTGACGATGCCGGCGAATCGTGGCAGCTCATCAACGAAGACAAAAACCTCTGGCAGCGCCCCTGGTACTATATGATGCTGGCGGCCGACCCGATGGACGAGAACGGCCTGATCGTGCTGAACGTAAACGCGATGAAATCGTACGACGGCGGCAAGACATTCAAAACCATTGAAGTACACCACGGCGACACGCACGACATCTGGTGGAACCCCAAAAACCCGCAGAACTTCATCATCGCCGACGACGGCGGAGCCGAGATCACCTACAATGGGGGCGCTACGTTCTCGGACGTCGACATTCCAACCGCACAGTTCTACCACGTAGCCGTCGATAACGATTTTCCGTATAACCTATACGGCGCCCAGCAGGATAACTCGTCCATCCGGATAGCCAGCCGCACCACTGAATACTCGATTGGCAAAGGAGCGTGGTATTCCGTGGCGGGTGGCGAATCGGGCTACATCACGCCCGACCCCAACAACCCGAACGTAACCTTCGGCGGCAGCTATGACGGTCTGATTACCCGCTACGACAAAGCCACCGACCAGAACCAGCGCATCAACGTCTATCCCGAGTACTTCATGGGTGCCCCCTCGTCGGCGCGGAAGTACCGCTTTCAGTGGACGTACCCTATTGTTTTCTCCCCGCACGACAACAAAACCCTCTACATTACCTCACAGTACCTGCACCGCAGCACGGACTACGGCCACTCGTGGGAAGATATCAGTCCCGACCTGACCCGGAACGATCCGAAAACGCAGGGTGACGTAGGCGGTATGATCACCAAAGACAACACCGGGGCCGAAACCTTCCCAACGATCTTTACATTCGCTGAGTCGCCTACCGAGAAAAACGTGTTCTGGACCGGCTCCGACGATGGCGTTATGCACATCAGCCGCGACGGGGGTAAAACCTGGCAGAACATCACGCCACCCGCGTCGATGCTGCCCGACATGGCGATCATGAGCATCGTGCATCCGTCCGACCATACGGCCGGAAAGGCGTATCTGGCAGCCAAACGGTACATGTCGGGCGACCGGAAACCGTACCTGTTCAAGACCACGGATTACGGTAAAACCTGGACAAGTATCACCGCCGGTATCCCGGCCGATGAGCACTGCCATGTTGTGCGCGAGGACCCCAACAAGCCGGGCCTGCTCTATGCCGGTACCGAGCGTGGCGTATATGTATCGTTCAATGATGGCGGCTCGTGGCAGAAACTGAACATGAACCTGCCGGTTACGCCCGTTCGCGACCTGCAGATTCACAAGCGCGAGAAAGACCTGGTCATTGCTACCCACGGCCTGTCGTTCTGGATCATGGATGATGTTACCCCGCTCCACGAACTGATGGATATGAAACAGGGGGGTAAGTCGGTGGCGGCCATGCACCTCTACAAACCACGCCATGCCTACCGGATGGAAGGCGGTGCCGGCAACCCGCGCCGGGGACGTGGCGCACCAACGGACGAAGGGGAAAACGCCCAGAACGGTGTCATCACGCGCTACTACCTGAAAAATAAGCCAGCCAAAGAACTGAAGCTGCTGTACATGACGGCAACGGGCGATACGATCAGTACGTATTCCAGCACGAAAGACAAAAAAGGGCAGCCGCTCAAAGTGGCGAAGGAATTTTATCAGGACGAAACCGCCCCGCGCCCCGGCTCCATACCGGCGCAGCCCGGCATGAATGTCTTCGTCTGGGACATGCGGTACCCGGATGCGACGGCCGTAGAAGGCACCAACGTCATGTGGACGGGCCGCGGTACGGGGGCGAAAGTAATACCGGGCATGTATAAGGTACGGATGCTACTGGGCGACTCGCTCATTGCGGAGCAACCCATCGAGATCCGGAAAGATCCGCGGCTGGCCATCACGGCGGCCGAGTACCAGGCGCAGTTCGACCTGATGCAGAAGATCAACGGAAAGCTCTCAGAAACCCACAAAGCCATCAACCAGCTGCGGCAGGTACGGACCCAGATCAACGGATACACCAACAGCGTTAAAGATCCGAAGGTGGCCGAGAAGTTCAAGAACGCGGCCAAGCCCATGCTCGACGAGCTGGACAAGATCGAGTCGACGCTGATGCAGCCCAAGTCGAAAGCACCACAGGACGCGCTGGCCTATCCCATTCGCCTGAACGATAAAATGGCGGGCGTCGCTTCGGTCGTTTCCTCGGCCGACACCAAGCCAACCAAATCATCATATACGGCCTACGACGACCTGGCCAAGCAGATCGATACGGCGCTGAGCAAGCTGAAAGAAGTTGTGAACACGCAGGTGCCGGGCTTCAATAAAATGGTCGCCGAGCAGAACGTACCCGCTATTATTCTGAATTAA